Proteins from a genomic interval of Coccinella septempunctata chromosome 2, icCocSept1.1, whole genome shotgun sequence:
- the LOC123306343 gene encoding uncharacterized protein LOC123306343: MKRTITALKIADINIYTWSDSKVVLAWLQKTPNKQNVFIVNRVNEVHRLLGQVQWNYVKSEENPADLLSRGALPSKLQKNTLWWNGPAWLKTSSSEIKRTEGIPKEIVMNNEEFQEITVFTTKTNGPLELLTKFSSWKKTKRVMAYCKRFIDNCRSRNATELPKKRAPPFITPTELQWAKTTLIKLVQNEHFQEELTRLNNNLTIKKTDHLKNLDPYIDEEGVLRVGGRLQNSSLSFNQRHPIILPTKCHLTDIIIRNAHYETLHGGTQLTLSQVRQEYWIPHGKNKIKHIIRSCVICTRYRSTPCVQKMGNLPRERVNPSHPFTNVGIDYAGPIQMRLSRGRGSKSFKGYISIFVCLATKAIHLEAVSDLSTEAFMAAFRRFTSRRGLCSAIFSDNGTNFIGAKRILDKEYQEAINESSIEKALAEKSIKWHRIPPGSPHFGGLWEAGVKSTKFHLRRIVGDHKLTFEEMSTLLCQIEACLNSRPLIPITENPQELDVLTPGHFLIGKSLHSIPEPEINEKNITLQDRWRLIQKTKQDFWKKWTSEYLSRLQQRSKWTDKKENMKIGDIVLVKQDNVNPNYWPLGRVTQCHPGNDGFVRVATIRCKDGKEIRRPITKICILPVEQEERRNDKTNKVGPTPDVSTHS, encoded by the coding sequence ATGAAACGAACAATTACAGCCCTGAAGATCGCCGACATAAATATTTACACATGGTCAGACTCAAAAGTTGTGTTAGCCTGGTTACAGAAAACTCCGAACAAGCAAAACGTCTTCATAGTCAACCGAGTCAACGAAGTTCATCGCTTACTAGGTCAAGTTCAATGGAACTACGTGAAATCGGAGGAGAATCCAGCTGATTTACTATCCAGAGGCGCGCTACCAAGTAAACTCCAGAAAAACACATTATGGTGGAATGGACCTGCATGGCTCAAAACATCAAGTAGTGAAATCAAGAGAACTGAAGGGATTCCAAAAGAAATCGTAATGAATAacgaagaatttcaagaaataaCGGTGTTTACCACCAAGACCAATGGACCTTTAGAATTGTTAACAAAATTCTCATCCTGGAAGAAGACAAAACGAGTGATGGCCTATTGCAAAAGGTTCATAGACAATTGCAGATCCAGGAATGCGACCGAGTTACCAAAAAAGCGAGCACCCCCATTCATCACACCGACCGAACTTCAATGGGCGAAAACAACACTCATAAAATTGGTCCAGAATGAACATTTTCAAGAGGAATTAACCAGATTAAACAACAATCTAACTATCAAAAAGACTGATCACCTTAAAAACTTGGACCCCTACATAGACGAAGAGGGAGTGCTTCGTGTTGGAGGTAGATTACAAAACTCATCTCTGAGCTTCAACCAAAGACACCCAATAATTCTACCAACAAAATGCCATCTGACTGACATAATTATCCGAAACGCACACTACGAAACCCTGCATGGAGGAACACAACTGACATTAAGTCAAGTTAGACAAGAATACTGGATACCAcatggaaaaaataaaatcaaacacATAATAAGGAGTTGTGTTATATGCACTCGATATCGTTCCACTCCATGTGTCCAGAAAATGGGAAATCTACCGAGAGAAAGAGTCAATCCCTCCCACCCATTCACTAATGTTGGGATAGACTATGCCGGCCCGATACAAATGAGATTATCCAGAGGTAGAGGATCCAAATCCTTCAAGGGATACATCTCCATTTTCGTCTGTCTCGCAACAAAGGCAATACATCTGGAAGCAGTAAGTGACCTTTCTACAGAAGCATTCATGGCTGCATTCAGAAGATTCACCTCGCGACGTGGGTTATGCTCTGCAATATTCAGTGACAATGGAACCAATTTCATCGGAGCTAAACGTATACTTGACAAAGAATATCAAGAAGCCATTAATGAAAGTTCAATAGAGAAGGCATTAGCAGAAAAATCGATAAAATGGCACCGCATACCACCTGGCAGCCCTCATTTCGGCGGACTATGGGAAGCTGGCGTAAAATCTACGAAGTTTCACCTACGAAGAATTGTTGGAGATCACAAACTGACCTTTGAAGAAATGAGTACACTCCTATGTCAAATAGAAGCATGCCTCAACTCTCGCCCTCTTATCCCAATCACCGAAAATCCACAAGAATTAGATGTGCTGACGCCTGGACATTTCCTCATAGGAAAATCACTACATTCAATCCCTGAACCAGAGATCAATGAAAAGAATATCACCCTACAAGATAGATGGAGGCTTATACAAAAAACGAAACAAGACTTCTGGAAGAAATGGACATCGGAATATCTCTCCAGATTGCAACAAAGGAGCAAATGGACGGATAAaaaagaaaacatgaaaataggAGATATCGTACTAGTCAAACAGGACAACGTTAATCCCAACTATTGGCCCTTGGGAAGAGTGACGCAGTGTCACCCAGGAAACGACGGATTTGTGAGAGTGGCTACGATACGATGCAAAGATGGGAAAGAGATCAGAAGACCTATAACCAAAATCTGCATACTCCCGGTCGagcaagaagaaagaagaaacgaTAAGACGAACAAAGTCGGACCAACTCCGGACGTCAGCACCCATTCATGA
- the LOC123306344 gene encoding uncharacterized protein LOC123306344 gives MYKEFMQEYIALGHMKIASSNNSAKRYYIPHQPVLKEERDTTKLRVVFDASAKTSTGLSLNDILHTGPKLQQDLIDILIRWRKHKIAITADIEKMYRQVKLDRENQPLHSILWRNTKDEPIQTYELTTVTYGTAPAAYLAIRTMRQLATDEKKNHPLAAEIVLRDFYVDDLLSGADTIEEARQKEVTDLLKKGGFNIRKWKYNVLTESESTVTLDDKNGPTKTLGITWTPREDNIQYLIKRNSEHRLTKRKILSEIATIFDPLGLLSPVIIQAKLLMQEIWKTNTSWDEPPPEHIRNTWKNFRNELPKLEEIQVQRWIHLRRGQPLEIHGFSDASLKAYGAAVYIKTTDTNGNTHVGLLASKSKVSPLKNTKTIPQLELCAALLLAKLIKRCVTALNHNNSKISTWSDSQVVISWINADAGKWKMFVANRVREIHNLLGQGHWYYYRWKQYHLHSTINSSTNIVIIIVIVLLIVYFLKHRKQQQAPADAHASNRPVHPEEIELQPIYNDSRLGVQLQG, from the coding sequence ATGTATAAAGAATTCATGCAGGAATACATTGCGCTAGGTCATATGAAAATTGCTAGCTCAAATAATTCAGCGAAGAGGTATTATATTCCACATCAACCTGTATTGAAAGAAGAACGTGATACGACAAAGCTAAGAGTCGTATTCGATGCAAGCGCAAAGACAAGTACCGGACTCAGCCTAAACGACATACTTCACACAGGACCTAAACTACAGCAAGATCTCATAGATATTCTGATAAGATGGAGAAAACACAAAATAGCCATAACAGCTGACATCGAGAAAATGTATAGGCAGGTGAAATTGGACAGAGAAAACCAGCCATTACACTCTATACTCTGGAGAAACACCAAAGATGAGCCAATTCAAACCTACGAATTAACCACTGTAACCTACGGTACAGCACCAGCAGCTTACCTGGCCATAAGAACAATGAGACAACTAGCTACAGATGAAAAGAAAAACCACCCCCTTGCGGCTGAAATAGTGCTACGGGATTTCTACGTGGACGATCTTCTGAGTGGCGCTGACACCATTGAAGAAGCACGACAAAAGGAAGTAACTGACCTACTCAAAAAGGGAGGATTCAATATAAGAAAGTGGAAATATAACGTACTGACCGAAAGCGAATCCACCGTCACGCTGGACGACAAAAATGGACCAACCAAGACGCTCGGTATAACATGGACTCCCAGAGAAGATAATATTCAGTATCTAATAAAACGAAACTCCGAACATCGGttaacaaaaagaaaaatcttATCAGAAATCGCAACAATCTTCGATCCTCTTGGATTATTATCTCCAGTCATTATACAGGCGAAACTGTTAAtgcaagaaatatggaaaaccaACACATCTTGGGATGAACCACCACCAGAGCACATCAGGAACACctggaaaaacttcagaaacgagcttccaaaattagaagaaattcAGGTTCAACGCTGGATTCACCTACGGCGTGGTCAACCCTTGGAAATACATGGATTCTCAGATGCATCCCTGAAAGCATATGGCGCTGCAGTATACATAAAAACAACAGACACAAATGGGAATACCCACGTGGGACTCCTGGCTTCCAAATCAAAAGTATCACcactaaaaaatacaaagacaATCCCGCAGTTAGAACTCTGCGCAGCCCTTCTTCTAGCCAAACTCATCAAACGCTGCGTTACGGCCCTGAATCacaacaattcaaaaatatccacCTGGTCCGACTCTCAAGTAGTAATATCATGGATAAACGCTGACGCTGGAAAGTGGAAAATGTTCGTCGCGAACAGAGTTCGAGAAATTCATAACCTGCTAGGTCAAGGTCACTGGTACTACTACCGTTGGAAACAATATCACTTGCATTCAACGATAAACTCCAGCACGAACATCGTAATAATCATTGTCATTGTTTTACTTATTGTTTACTTTTTGAAACATAGGAAACAACAACAAGCACCGGCTGATGCACACGCGAGCAATAGACCAGTTCATCCTGAGGAGATCGAGCTGCAGCCAATATACAATGACTCCAGACTAGGTGTCCAGCTCCAGGGATGA